Within Eggerthella sp. YY7918, the genomic segment CCCCGCGCCGTTAGCGTAAGCGATTCGCCGTTTTCGCAGATGAATATATTCTCCGTCGGCACGCCGGTCGCTTCGGCCAGTTTGGCATGGGCGCGCAGATGCGTCGCTTCGCCATGCACCGGCATAAATGCCTTCGGCTGAACGATAGACAGCACAAGCTTCAGTTCCTCCGCACCAGCGTGGCCGGACACGTGCACACGCGCACGGCTCTTGTCGTACACGTCGGCGCCGATTTTCGCGAGCGAGTTGATGACGCGCGTGACCGCCTTTTCGTTTCCTGGCACCGGTGTGGCCGATACGATGACCGTATCCCCCTGATCGAGGTCGATGGTTTTATGCTCGCCGTTGGCAATGCGTGCAAGCGCCGAAAGCGGCTCACCCTGACTGCCGGTGCACATGATAACAACCTGATCGGACGGAATGCCTTTCAGGTCGTAGGCATCGAGAATATCGGTATCGCTGATATCGAGATAACCGAGGCGGCGCGCGATGTCGGTATTTTGGATCATCGAGCGACCCGTCACCACCACCTTGCGGCCATTGGCCACCGCCGCGTCGCAAATCTGCTGCATACGGTGAATGTGGCTTGCAAACGACGCAATAATGACACGGCCTTTTGCCTGAGCAATGATCTTGTTCAGCTCGGTGCCTACCGTCGCCTCGCTTGGCGTGAAGTTGGGATTTTGCGCATTGGTGGAGTCGCTCATCATGAGATCGACCCCTATCGTGCTGAATTTCGACAGCGCGCCAAAGTCGGTCGTCACCCCATCGATAGGCGTCTGATCAAGCTTGAAGTCGCCTGTGTGCAGTACGTTTCCGGCAGGACTCTGAAAGAAGACCCCTACCGCACCCGGGATGGAGTGATTCACGGCGAAGAACTCTGCCGTGAAGCATCCCAGTTTAATCTGGTCGCCGGGCTTGATTTCGATCAGCTTGGCGTTTTTGATGCGATGCTCGGCAAACTTGCCTTCGATAAGGCCAAGTGTGAGCTTGGTTCCGTAGATGGGCACGTTGCGGTCAAGGTCCTTCAGCAGATACGGCAAGGTGCCCGTATGGTCTTCGTGACCGTGCGTGATGATAATGCCGCGCAATTTGTCGGCATGTTCAAGCACATAGGTATAATCCGGCAAAATGAGGTCAACGCCAGGATGATTGTCGTCGGGAAACATAAGACCCGCATCATCGAGGATCATGTCATCTTTGCATTCAAATACCGTCATGTTCTTGCCGATGGCATCCAAGCCGCCAAGTGGAATGATCTTGAGCTCGGCATTCGCATCTTTTTGAGGAGAGGCGAAGTTGCGACGCGCCTGCTGATTGCCCTGTCGTGCGCGTTCGCCTCCAGCCTGCCCCGCTTTTGTCAGCTGAGGGCGTTGATGCTCGAGCTTTACATGCTTGTACGAACGCGTTTTGTTGGCACCGTCGTTAGTACCAGAGTTGGCGTTGCGAGAAGACCTGTTAGAACGACCTCCCTCGCGCACCGAAGTTTCGCGCTGCGAGCGCGGATTCTTTTCTTGCATATACTTCCTTTTCTCAGACGAAAGGACGCCTCCTTCGACGCCCTCTCGATTTCGTTCATGCTCTTATGCTTCCAATACGCCTGTTTCGCGCATGATCTGTGCCAGGCGCTCCGACTGCTCGGGCGTGGCATCCACCAGCGGCAGTCGCACCCCGCCCACGGGAAAGCCCAAAAGCTTGAGAGCTTCCTTCACCAGGATGGGGTTCGATGTTTCAAACAAGCCTTTCATAAGCGGCATCAGGCGTTCGTTGGCAGCCATCGCCGCTTCCCAATCGCCCGCCGCACACAGGTCTACGATTTCCTTCATACGCTCAGGAGCCACATTGCCGATCGTTGAAATGACGCCCGCGCCTCCCAGCTTCATGATGTCAAGCGTGACGGCATCGTCGCCGGAATAGACAACAAATCCTTCAGGGGCGCCGTCGACGATGGTTTTCACCTGGTCCATATCGCCTGAAGCTTCCTTGACCGCCACGATGTTGTCGCACTCGTGCGCCAAACGCAGGGTGGTTTCGGCTTGCATGTTTACCACGCAACGACCCGGAATGTTATACAGGATGATAGGCAGCTCAACCGCCTGAGCAATGGTGCGAAAATGCTGATACATACCCTCTTGCGGCGGCTTGTTGTAATACGGCACCACGCACATGAAGCCGTCGACGCCAAGGGGTGCCACATCGCGCGCAAACTGAACCGTGTCGGCCGTGCAGTTGTCGCCCACATTGGCAATAACGGGCACGCGTTTGTCTACCGCTTCAACGACCGCACGAAACAGATCGATCTTCTGCGGATAAAACACGGTAGGGCTTTCGCCCGTTGTGCCGTTGATGATAAGCGAATCGCTTCCACCCTCGACTAGGCGGACGGCAAGCGCCTGTGCCTTAGCAAGATCAAGTTCGCGATTCTCGTCGAAAGGAGTGACCATAGCCGGAATCATGCGGCCGAAACGTGGCTGCGACATGTTCTACACCTCTTCTTCCATTCGCGCGAGATATTCGCGTATGTATCGAACAATCGTACTCATAGGGATATTATGACACGGCCCATGGTATCACGCCATGAAGTTCTCCAAACCTACAATCAGTCCAGAGCACTCCCCCACACGGCGAATGCCAAGCAAAACACCCGGCATGTACGAAGTGCGATCCCAGCTGTCGTGGCGAATGGTGAGCGTTTGCCCCAGCGAACCGAAAATAACTTCTTGGCTGGCCACATATCCCATCGTGCGCACCGCATGTACCGGCACTCCATCCACAAGCGCGCCGCGCGCACCTTCTGCGCCTGCAATCTCAGTTTCCTTGCCGGGCGCTTCGCTTACGCGAGAGCCACGAGCCTCCGCGATAATCTGCGCGGTACGTACCGCCGTGCCTGAAGGAGCGTCTTTTTTGTTGCAATGGTGAAACTCGATGACTTCAGCCTCAGGGAAATACGGAGCTGCGGCCTTCGCAAACTCCATCATGAGTACCGCACCCGTCGTGAAGTTGGGTGCGTAAAACAGGCAGGTTCCCTCGGGTGCGAGCGCCGCAAGTTCTTCAAGCGTTTCGTTGGAAAGACCCGTTGTTCCCACCACGCAGTCAACACCGGCAGGAAGTGCAACGCGAAGATTGTCGGCGACAACGTTGGGCTGCGTGAAGTCCACAAGTACGTCGAAGTTCGCGTGTGCGAGTGCGTCGGCTACGCTTACATACACGGGAAAACCCTCTGTGTTTCCCTGCGCATGCGGATCGATGCCGCAAGACAGCTGTAGGTCCTCGGCAGCCGAAACCGCTTCGACCACAGCTTGCCCCATACGACCTGCACAACCAGAAATTGCAACGTTAATCATGGAAGCCTCCTAAAAAAGACCCGGCGACCAAGCGGCCGCCGGGATAATCAACCTATTAGCCTTCGTGACGGCGACGAGGGGTGCGACCGTTGCCATTGCCGCCTCGACCTTCGCGGCTGCTACGACCCGGACGGTTGTCGCGCCCGCCATTACCATGATCGTGAGAGCGGTCGTGGCCAGTGCCGCTGGCAGGCAAACCCGCCGGCGCATCCGGCTTGTCCAGACGATCGAGCGAAATCTTGCCCGAATTCAGATCGACCTCAAGCACCTTCACCTTGATGATATCGCCAAGGTTGAGTACGTCCTCCACCTTGCCCACACGGCCATTGGCCACGCGGCTGATGTGAAGCAGACCGTCCTTGCCCGGCGTCAACTTCACGAACGCACCGAAGTCTTTGATGCCTACCACTTCTCCGTCAAACTCTTCGCCCACCTCGGGTTCCTTCACAATACCCAAGATCATGGCCTTGGCGGCATCGCCTGCAGGGCCTTCGATGGCCGCAATATGAATAGTGCCGTCCTCTTGGATGTCGATGTGCGCGCCCGTTTCCTCCTGGATACCGCGCACCACCTTGCCGCCGCTTCCGATAACATCGCGAATCTTATCGACAGGAATATGGATGGTTTCGATACGCGGCGCGTACTGCGAAAGCTCCTCACGAGGTGCGTCGATGGTCTCAAGCATAGCAGCCAGAATATGAGCACGGCCCTCGCTTGCCTGTTTGAGCGCACGAGCCAGAATCTCAACCGAAAGACCGCGCGCCTTGTTGTCCATCTGAAGCGCGGTGATACCCTTTTCAGTGCCGCAGACCTTGAAGTCCATGTCGCCCAAGAAGTCTTCAAGACCCTGGATATCGGAGAGAATGACCACGTCGTCACCCTCTTTGATCAGGCCCATGGCAATGCCGGATACCGGCGCTTTGATGGGCACGCCCGCATCCATAAGGGCAAGGGTGCTGCCGCAGGTAGATGCCATGGACGACGAGCCGTTGGACTCAAGCACCTCAGACACCACGCGGATGGCGTAGGGGAATTCGTCTTCGCTCGGCAGCACCGGAATAAGGGCACGCTCAGCCAGTGCGCCGTGGCCGATCTCGCGGCGCTTCGGAGCACCCATGCGGCCGGTCTCGCCCGTGCAGTACGGCGGGAAGTTGTACTGGTGCATGTAGCGCTTGCCTTCGGCCGGGTCGATGGTGTCAAGACGCTGCCATTCGTTGAGCATGCCCAGCGTGCAGATGGAAAGCGCCTGCGTCTGACCGCGCTGGAACAGGCCCGAGCCGTGTACGCGAGGCAGATAGCCTGGCACAATATAGAGCGGACGGATCTCGTCGGGGCGACGGCCGTCGGCGCGCTCGCCCGTCTCGATAACCATGGCGCGCATGGCCTTCTTCTCAAGCTTCTTGAGCTCAGCGGCGATATCGCCCTTCCATGCAGCACGCTCTTCGTCAGAGAACTGCTCGTCTTTGATGCGCGTCTTCAGCTCTTCGACCTTTGCCATACGCGCCTGCTTGTCAGCGTCGCGCAGGGCAGCGGCCATCTCGCCTTCAAATGCGGCCACGCGCTCAGCGATGGCCGGATCGGCCACGTGAACAGGCCACTCAACCGTCTGGATGTTGCAACGGTCAAGGAAGCGCTGCTGCGCTTCGCAGAACAGACCGATGGCCTCCTGGCCAAACGACATAGCGGCGAGCATATCTTCTTCGGAGATTTCATCCGCGCCCGCTTCGACCATGCTGATGTAGTCAGCCGTGCCGGCGATAGTCAACTCCAAGTCAGAGTTTTCCGATTCTTCAAACGTGGGGTTGACGATGAATTCGCCCGTTTCCACGTTACGGCCAATACGCACGCAGGCTGCCGGGCCGTCAAACGGCGCCGAACCCAGCATGAGCGCGGCCGATGCACCCATAACACAAATGGTGTCAGGCGGATTGACGCTATCTACCACCAGCGTCGTGCACACAATATGCACCTCGCGCTTGAACCCGTCCACAAAACCGGGACGAATAGGACGGTCCACCATGCGAGCCGTCAGCGTACCCTTGTCGGAAGGACGCGCTTCGCGCTTGAGGTACCCGCCGGGAATGCGGCCGACCGCATACATCTTCTCGATGAAGTCGACCGTAAGGGGGAAGAAGTCGTAATCCTTCTCCTCCTTTGAGATGACGGCGGTGACCAACACCGTCGTGTCGCCCTGCGTAACGACCACCGATCCGGTGGCCTGCTTGGCGAGTTCGCCAGTCTCCAAACGGTACTGCTTTCCGTACAGTTCGAAGGTTTCGACGATTTTCTCCATGTTCTTCATTTCTTTCTCTTCACCTTAGCCGCCCTAGTGCCGCTAAGCTTCTTCGGAAATGAGGTACTAACCGTTCCCCCATCTCCACGAGCGGATGTGCCCTTGCACAACCGACCGCGTATACAAAAGCCCGCGAAAGCGGGCTCTCGTTGCTAGATGTTGTCGCGAATACCGAGCTTCTTGATAAGTTCGCGATACTCGTTGATGTCGCGGTTCTTGATGTACTTCAGAAGGCCGCGGCGCTTACCGATGAGCATCATGAGGCCTCGGCGTGTGTGGTTGTCCTTCTTGTGCACCTTCAGATGCTCGGTCAGGTTGCGAATGCGCTCTGAGAGGATTGCGACCTGCACCTCGGGGCTGCCGGAGTCGCCTTCGCCCTTGCCGAACTCCTTGATGAGTTCCTCGGTACGCTCTTTGCTGATGCTGAGTTTGCTTGCCATACGATTCCACCTTTCCTGCGGTTTATCACCGCGCTTGGCACAACCGCACACGACGGTTATGCGCTTTCGTGCTTCCTGCTGAGTGAACATACGGTGGTCGTATGCAGACCAAGCGGGAAGTGCCTGCGTTTTCGCAGCCCGCCTATTGTACGCGAACAGGTATGCCCCGACAAGCACGCTTTACCCCACGTCACAGCTTGCCCACAAAGCTTACCGGTAAGATTGCCTTCCCTCCTTTATACGCGGGGGCCTTGGGGAATCCAAATGGTGAAGGACGTGACCCCAGCATCGCTGGCAACGTAGATATCGCCGCCGTGGGCGCGGGTGATCTCGCGGGCGATGGCAAGACCCAGCCCCGACCCGCCCGAGGCGGAGCTGCGCGCCTCTTCGGCACGGAAAAACTTCTCGAACATGCGCTCAAGATGCTGGGGGCTGATTTCGCGCCCTTTATCGGTAACGGTCAATTCCCACCACACGAAGCCATCGTTTGAGAGGACAAGGCCTGTGTGCACGATCACCTCGGTGTCGGGGTCGGCGTAGGCCACGGCGTTCTTTATAACATTGTTGAGCACGCGCGCCACGCGTCCCCCATCTGCAAACACCTCAAAGGTTTCCGGTCCGTCAAATACCAGACGAAGGTTGCGGCTGATGCTAAGCGGGTAGAATTCTTCAATGACCTGGTTTACGAACAGCGACGCGTCGAAACGAGACCGCTCGATGGGTATGGTCGTCAGGTTGTAGCGTGTGATTTCAAAGAATTCGTCGAGCAGTTCCTCTAAGCGATAAGCCTTTTCAAGCGTGATATTGGTGTAGCGCGCACGCACTTCGGTCGGCAGGTCGGGCGATTCGTCCAATAAGGTCAGATAGCCGATGATGGACGTGAGCGGAGTCTTAATATCGTGAGCAAGGTAAGCCACCAGCTCGTTTTTGCGCTCTTCGGCAGCCTTTGCCGCACGTTCGGTGCGCTCGGCTTCCGCCTTGATGTCGTTGAGCGCCACCGCCGTGGGCGCCAGTTCGTTGGGCAGTATAATGGGACCCTCGCGCTTGGCTAGAATATCGCTTACCGAATCAAGCAGCTTATCGAAATACGAGAGTCCTCGATTGATGCCGGCGCGAATCATCAGAACGACGCCGGCAACAAAACCACAGGCGGCAAGGATGATAAGGAGCCTCATGATGACGGTATGGGCCTCATAATTAGACCCGAAGATCATGTAGATGACGTTCCACAGTACATCGCCGAGCACATATATACCGCCTGCGACAATAAGCACGTAGAAGACCATAAACACGATGACGTTCACGATAGTGCGTCTCAAAATGGCATTTGAAAGCCGGCGTGTTTGGTCTGTTTTCGCCTGTTCGAACAGCGTTGCTTCCATGGCAGATCTCCTAGCCTAGTTTATATCCCACGCCCCACACCGTCTCGATGAACTCTTGAGACGAGTCGATGGCGGCAAGTTTTTTACGCACATGTCGAATGTGCACCATGATCGTGTTGTTGCTTTGAGCGTTGGCCGGCTCGCCCCACGCCTCTTCAAAGAGCTCGGGCGAAGCCACAGGGTGTCCCTGTGCCCGCATGAGGCAGGCAAGCAGGGAAAACTCTTTGGGAGTGAGCGAAATCGGCTCGCTATGAAGCGTGACCGTGTGGGCCTGCTCGTCGAGAACGATGCCGTTCGCTTCAAGAAGGGGTCGTTGGTGCGCGGTGACAGGCTGTGCCGTTCGCCGTAAGCGGGCTCGTACACGCGCCACCAACTCGCGCGGTTTAAAGGGTTTGACCACATAGTCGTCGGCGCCCAACTCGAATCCGACCACCTTGTCGATCTCTCCGTCTTTTGCCGTGAGAAAAATAATGGGGGTGGTGCTTGTGCGGCGAATTTCACGACAACAGGTAAACCCATCGAGCCCGGGCATCATGATATCTAATACAACCAAATCAAACGATTCCTGCTCACATGCCGCGAGAAGATCAGACCCTGCGTAGAATACGCGAACTTTGAAACCTTGATCGGCAAGCAGTTGGCCGACAAGATCGGCAATCGCCTGCTCGTCGTCGCAAACGGCAACGCACACCTCTGGTTTCATCCTCGCCTCTTCCCCGCGGTCCAACACTTACCTTTGACGCAAGCCTCTTGCTGCTGCAGTCATTGTATCGGCCCCAAAACGCAGGAACGAGGACGGCACGAGACTTTAAGGAATTCTTAAGACAAAAGCCCCTGTTTCTTCTTAGCGAAAAACAGAGCCGCTTCAGGGAAGTACTACGATTCCTGCTGCGCGGCCCGCAGGCCCTGTACAAGCTGATCGGCGCACGACGTTGAACGGCGTCCGCAGGTGTTGCCTTCCAGAAGAGCAGCCACTTCATCAACCGGCTTGCCCGCAATCAGCTTTGAAACAGCTTTCAGATTGCCGTTACATCCGCCGACAAAGTCAACGTGAGCGATCACGTCCCCGTTCAGATCTATATGTATTTCACGCGAACACACGCCACGTGGCTTATACGTGTACATCATAATCTCCTTGTAGTTTGGTAATACACCCATTATGACACAGGCGCTGTATGCCCTACGTAATGACGTTTAGAAAAGGCCGCACGTTAACAGGAAATCGAGCGATTTCAGATTTGTGTTCACGTGTTCGCGCACCCATTGCTGACAAAATCTCAGCACGCCAAAGGAGGTTGGTAGAGTAACCTCCATCGCTTCGATATCGGCAAACGTTGAGGCAAGAAGCGTACGACTGAGGGCAAGCACATCGACCGACAAATCGATCGTCGCGATGTCGCCTCGACAGCTCCCGCACACCACCCCGCCTTCGGCAAAGGAAAAGGCAAACCGCGAAGTTTGTGTAACGGGCAAAGGATTGCCGCAGCCGACGCAGCGATCAAAGCTTGGGCGTAACCCCACAAATGCGAGGGTCTTCAGCAGGTGGGCAGCGCAGATCATGGGAACTCGAGATGTATCAGCCTTCCCCAGCGAAGAAAGCGCAACCTGCGTAAGGGCAAAGAGGTGAGGATTCTCAAGCCCCATCTGCGTAACGCGATCCAGCAGCTCGGCAATGGGCGCAGCACCCGCCGCGTGCTCCATATCAAGACGCACGCGAGCATTGCTTTGCGTGAGACGCACTTCTTTTACGATGTCGAGGTTGCGTCCCCGAGCAAGCAGCACGTCGACGACGGAATACAGCTCCAAGCGCACCGCAAACGAGCTCGACGGTTTGCGCGCGCCTTTCGCAACCGCACGCACCTGAGAGCCGTCCTCGACGAGCAGCGTTACGATGAGATCGCTCTCCCCCAGCTTGGTCTTGCGCAGCACAATGGCACGCGCATCATAGGTAGGCTGCGCCACGATAGCCTAGGAAAGCGACACGCCAATGACGTTCGTCGTTCCAGCCTCGAAGGTAAGGGTCCCGCTTGCTTCGCGCGAGGATCCCGTCACTGAGACCTTTTCGCCCATAACGTCGGCCGTCGTTACCGCATGTCCCACAACGGTAAAGGACACCGTTTCATTGCCTTGATACGCCACCGATCCCACCGATTCAATCACAAAATCGGCATCGCCGCTGTTTATCGAGCCCACACTTGAAAGGTAGCTCTGAGCTGCCGCTTCTAGCTCTGCCCCGCGCGCTTTGGAGATATTGATAGTCACCGTCGCCCCTGCACTCACCTTTTCACCGGCAGCAGGATTTGTTCCCAAAAGCGTGCCGTCCTTAACGCTGTCATCGTAGACATAGGCGCTCTGAACCACAAAACCTTCCGCTTCAAGCGCAGCGACGGCTTCATCCCATGACATATTCGCAATATCGGGAACCACATACGGCACCGCAACCGTCAGCGTAATAACAGCTGATGCCTTGGCTTTGGTCTCAGCTTCAGGTGTGACGGCAAGCACAAGGCCTTCAGGCTCATCGGTTTTTTGCGTGATGACTTCCACCTTCTCGAAACCTGCCTCCTCAAGAAGCTGCAACGCTTCGTCACGCTGGATTCCAACGACTGCAGGAATGGTGCGTGCAATCGATACATGAATGACAACTTCGGTTCCCTCTTCTTGGCGCGCACCCGCACCCGGATCCATAAGGAGCACAATGCCTTCGGTTTCGTCGGACTTCACCTGCATCGCACGCACCTTAAAACCCTTTTGCTCAAGCAAAGAGGTGGCATCGGACTGTGTTCTGCCCACAACATTGGGAAGCATCTTGCCTCCCCACATTTCCAATTGATAGGTTACCCCAGCTGCACCCCCCGCCAGTGCAAGCAGCAAGACCAAAACAATGGCGACTATTTTGCCCTTTCCGCGTTTCTTTTCATTCGCATCGGGGGCACGATATTCTTTTTGACGGGGTGCGGGTTGATCGTCGAGGCGTGGCAGCTCCATCGTATCGCCCGAACGCCATGACGCCTGCGGTGCAACATAGTCAGCCGCGACAAGACGCTCATCGTCCTCGGAAAACGTGGCAGTATCGCCCGAGTCATCCCGCGAAGGCTGGAATTCGTGCGTTTCAAGATCATCGGCAGCGCCTTCGGTTTCAGGCTGTTCGATATCCGAAAAATCGAACGCGTTGCCGTTCTCGTCAACATTCACACCCGCAACATCGATGGAGGGTAGTCGCTCCGGATCGATCGGCCCCGAAGAACTTGGAGACGTGCACGCAACGTCGGGCACGACCTCTTCCTCGTCCGCCGATTTCACCGTCTTGAGGGGCATGGTTTTATCAGATACTTCGCTTTCAGAATCAGGAGAAGACTCGGCTTTTTCCGCGGGAACCTCCGCATCGTCGACAGCAGCTGCCGCAACCTGAGCGATCTTGCCTGAGAGTGGAAAACCACACTCGTTGCAATACTTCGCACCGTCGCGGTTGTCAGATTGGCAATTCGGACAGATCATGCGCATACTCTCCCTTGATGAAGTCTTGACATGACCGATTGTAGCCGAAACACCCCTTGTCAAGACGGTACAACGCCCCAATTACCCGCATCGCAACAAAAGTCGCAGAAATAGGCGTGGTTCATTGGATTCTAAACGCAGGCAGATGAAACGTCATTCCCCATACCCAAAGCGTCGGATCTGATTGGCATCACGGCGCCAGTTTTTCTTCACCTTGACAGAGAGGTCGAGATACACGCGCGTGCCAAGCAGCTGTTCCAGATCAGTACGTGCCTCCGTACCAATCTGCTTGATGGCGGCGCCGCGCTTGCCGATGATAATGCCTTTTTGACTATCGCGTTCCACATACACGATAGCGTAGATGCGGTGGAGGTCTTTCTTGCGATCGTATTCCATCTCCTCAACGCGTACGCCGATGGCATGCGGCACTTCGTCGTGGAATGACCGAAGGATCTTCTCGCGAATAAATTCGGCGACGACCACTTCGATAGGCTGGTCGGTTTCCATATCGTCGGGAAACCACTTGGGTCCTTCATCCAACAGAAAAACAACCTCTTCGACGAAGGCGTCGATGTTTTTGCCCGTCTCGCTCGAGAGGCCCACCATCGCGTCCCATGAACCCAGCTTCTCGGCCGCCTCACGCTGGGCGGCAATTTGATCGGGCGAAGCAAGGTCGGTTTTTGAAAGCACGCATATCTTTTTTGCTCGCGAGTGAGCAAGCTGCTCCGCAACCCATTCGTCACCGCGTCCAATGGGCTTAGACGCATCGACGAGAAAGGCAACAACGTCCACGTCCTCCAAGGCTTTGAGCGCAGAGGTGTTCAGTTCTTCGCCCAGCGCGTCGTGCGGCTTGTGCAACCCCGGCGTGTCAACGATGATAAGCTGGAAATCCTCGCGCGTCAGCACGGCGCGGAAACGATGACGCGTCGTTTGGACGGTATTCGAAGTGATGGCAATTTTCTTGCCCATAATGGTGTTGAGAAGCGTCGACTTACCGGCATTTGGACGTCCCACCAGGGTGACAAAGCCGGACTTGAAATGTTCGTCTTGCGTTTCCAATTCCATGCAGCCTCTCTCATTCTTACGGCGATTAGTCGAGTGCGCTTCCAAATTATATACAAGTTAGCCGAACAAAAGCTGCCAGGCTGGCGGAAGAAATACAACGCAGGCGACCACAAGGGCAACCAGCGCAAACACAAGCACCGCACCTGCGGCGCAATCCTTTGCGCGTCGGGCCAGCTCATGATAGCTCGGTGAGACAAGATCAACAATAGATTCGATGGCGGTGTTGACACACTCGGCCGCAAACACCGCGGCGATGCACAGGATAACAGCCGCCCACGAGGCCTCGCCAATGCCCAGTACAAAGCCCAGCACCACCGCCATGACGGCAATGGCTAAATGTATCTTCATGTTGCGCTGCGTGCGCACGGTGTAGGCAATACCATCGAAGGCGCACTTGAATGCGCGCACCAAGGGAAAACGAGAGCCATGCTCTTTATCGGCCTTGTTGCGTACGAATCCTTCTTCGGTGCGCGGCTCGTGCGTTGGCTCGCCGACCTGCTCTTCCCCATCCATGGCGCTTGACCCGTTCATGTCCAAAGCCCTTTTTTCTAGCGTTTCGACCACGCGTCGAGAATTTCGGCTTCCCGTTTTTCCATGACCTCCGCCTCATCGTCGTCTATGTGGTCATAACCGCACAGATGCAGAAGGCCATGAACAAGCAACAGACTGATTTCCTCTTCGAACGTGGTGCCGAACTCGCGCATCTGGCGGCTGGCGACATCGGGAGCAATAATGACATCCCCCAGCTCAAAGACGGGTTCTTCAGCCAACGTCATCGCGGAAAGATCGTCGTCAACGCCATCGCATTCAAACGACAGCACATCGGTCGGACCATCCTTGTGACGATACCGCTCGTTCAGCTCGGCAATAGCTTCATCGCTGACGAAACTGATGGAAACCTCGGTATTGAAGGGCTTATCCTCGCGCGCAAGAACAAATTGCGTCAATTCTTTCAATGGAAGCTGCTCAAGCTCTTCTTTACCATGCTCATAGTTGATTTGAAT encodes:
- a CDS encoding ribonuclease J; its protein translation is MQEKNPRSQRETSVREGGRSNRSSRNANSGTNDGANKTRSYKHVKLEHQRPQLTKAGQAGGERARQGNQQARRNFASPQKDANAELKIIPLGGLDAIGKNMTVFECKDDMILDDAGLMFPDDNHPGVDLILPDYTYVLEHADKLRGIIITHGHEDHTGTLPYLLKDLDRNVPIYGTKLTLGLIEGKFAEHRIKNAKLIEIKPGDQIKLGCFTAEFFAVNHSIPGAVGVFFQSPAGNVLHTGDFKLDQTPIDGVTTDFGALSKFSTIGVDLMMSDSTNAQNPNFTPSEATVGTELNKIIAQAKGRVIIASFASHIHRMQQICDAAVANGRKVVVTGRSMIQNTDIARRLGYLDISDTDILDAYDLKGIPSDQVVIMCTGSQGEPLSALARIANGEHKTIDLDQGDTVIVSATPVPGNEKAVTRVINSLAKIGADVYDKSRARVHVSGHAGAEELKLVLSIVQPKAFMPVHGEATHLRAHAKLAEATGVPTENIFICENGESLTLTARGVERGETVQSGIVFVDGLSVGDTSQGVLDERSALAGQGFAAIACAVSTKRKGLAGTVQVEMRGIAGGDDDFLAKEAQTAVRNALERALGKGADTKALKKAARDALLSLLWERTKTRPMVIVNLLEV
- the dapA gene encoding 4-hydroxy-tetrahydrodipicolinate synthase, encoding MSQPRFGRMIPAMVTPFDENRELDLAKAQALAVRLVEGGSDSLIINGTTGESPTVFYPQKIDLFRAVVEAVDKRVPVIANVGDNCTADTVQFARDVAPLGVDGFMCVVPYYNKPPQEGMYQHFRTIAQAVELPIILYNIPGRCVVNMQAETTLRLAHECDNIVAVKEASGDMDQVKTIVDGAPEGFVVYSGDDAVTLDIMKLGGAGVISTIGNVAPERMKEIVDLCAAGDWEAAMAANERLMPLMKGLFETSNPILVKEALKLLGFPVGGVRLPLVDATPEQSERLAQIMRETGVLEA
- the dapB gene encoding 4-hydroxy-tetrahydrodipicolinate reductase, giving the protein MINVAISGCAGRMGQAVVEAVSAAEDLQLSCGIDPHAQGNTEGFPVYVSVADALAHANFDVLVDFTQPNVVADNLRVALPAGVDCVVGTTGLSNETLEELAALAPEGTCLFYAPNFTTGAVLMMEFAKAAAPYFPEAEVIEFHHCNKKDAPSGTAVRTAQIIAEARGSRVSEAPGKETEIAGAEGARGALVDGVPVHAVRTMGYVASQEVIFGSLGQTLTIRHDSWDRTSYMPGVLLGIRRVGECSGLIVGLENFMA
- a CDS encoding polyribonucleotide nucleotidyltransferase, whose protein sequence is MEKIVETFELYGKQYRLETGELAKQATGSVVVTQGDTTVLVTAVISKEEKDYDFFPLTVDFIEKMYAVGRIPGGYLKREARPSDKGTLTARMVDRPIRPGFVDGFKREVHIVCTTLVVDSVNPPDTICVMGASAALMLGSAPFDGPAACVRIGRNVETGEFIVNPTFEESENSDLELTIAGTADYISMVEAGADEISEEDMLAAMSFGQEAIGLFCEAQQRFLDRCNIQTVEWPVHVADPAIAERVAAFEGEMAAALRDADKQARMAKVEELKTRIKDEQFSDEERAAWKGDIAAELKKLEKKAMRAMVIETGERADGRRPDEIRPLYIVPGYLPRVHGSGLFQRGQTQALSICTLGMLNEWQRLDTIDPAEGKRYMHQYNFPPYCTGETGRMGAPKRREIGHGALAERALIPVLPSEDEFPYAIRVVSEVLESNGSSSMASTCGSTLALMDAGVPIKAPVSGIAMGLIKEGDDVVILSDIQGLEDFLGDMDFKVCGTEKGITALQMDNKARGLSVEILARALKQASEGRAHILAAMLETIDAPREELSQYAPRIETIHIPVDKIRDVIGSGGKVVRGIQEETGAHIDIQEDGTIHIAAIEGPAGDAAKAMILGIVKEPEVGEEFDGEVVGIKDFGAFVKLTPGKDGLLHISRVANGRVGKVEDVLNLGDIIKVKVLEVDLNSGKISLDRLDKPDAPAGLPASGTGHDRSHDHGNGGRDNRPGRSSREGRGGNGNGRTPRRRHEG
- the rpsO gene encoding 30S ribosomal protein S15; its protein translation is MASKLSISKERTEELIKEFGKGEGDSGSPEVQVAILSERIRNLTEHLKVHKKDNHTRRGLMMLIGKRRGLLKYIKNRDINEYRELIKKLGIRDNI
- a CDS encoding sensor histidine kinase KdpD; translation: MEATLFEQAKTDQTRRLSNAILRRTIVNVIVFMVFYVLIVAGGIYVLGDVLWNVIYMIFGSNYEAHTVIMRLLIILAACGFVAGVVLMIRAGINRGLSYFDKLLDSVSDILAKREGPIILPNELAPTAVALNDIKAEAERTERAAKAAEERKNELVAYLAHDIKTPLTSIIGYLTLLDESPDLPTEVRARYTNITLEKAYRLEELLDEFFEITRYNLTTIPIERSRFDASLFVNQVIEEFYPLSISRNLRLVFDGPETFEVFADGGRVARVLNNVIKNAVAYADPDTEVIVHTGLVLSNDGFVWWELTVTDKGREISPQHLERMFEKFFRAEEARSSASGGSGLGLAIAREITRAHGGDIYVASDAGVTSFTIWIPQGPRV
- a CDS encoding response regulator transcription factor, with the protein product MKPEVCVAVCDDEQAIADLVGQLLADQGFKVRVFYAGSDLLAACEQESFDLVVLDIMMPGLDGFTCCREIRRTSTTPIIFLTAKDGEIDKVVGFELGADDYVVKPFKPRELVARVRARLRRTAQPVTAHQRPLLEANGIVLDEQAHTVTLHSEPISLTPKEFSLLACLMRAQGHPVASPELFEEAWGEPANAQSNNTIMVHIRHVRKKLAAIDSSQEFIETVWGVGYKLG